In Corythoichthys intestinalis isolate RoL2023-P3 chromosome 4, ASM3026506v1, whole genome shotgun sequence, a genomic segment contains:
- the LOC130914714 gene encoding dynactin subunit 3-like yields MDKKDSIDNVEMRLQALENHIYGERRNKNAKPLKCAEALARIQADLTNTANKRERVKILHKKIEDLMKYLDPQFTDHIAVPDTMKLEFILAEEDFLLSQAALLEQISNLQPMLESTYIRDVPEHATKLQRLSQIHIKQQDQTDAQSLEVKQLFDEYDKMMSLLSKQFAQWDKNLRKLEEDKGIRPVE; encoded by the exons ATGGACAAGAAAGATTCGATAGATAACGTGGAAATGCGCCTTCAGGCTTTGGAGAATCACATATATGGAGAAAGAAGAAATAAAAATGCGAAACCTTTAAAG tgtgcAGAGGCTCTAGCCAGAATCCAGGCCGACCTGACGAACACGGCCAACAAGAGAGAGCGAGTCAAGATTCTTCACAAGAAAA TTGAGGACCTGATGAAGTACTTGGACCCGCAATTCACCGATCACATCGCTGTGCCCGACACCATGAAGCTGGAGTTTATCCTCGCTG AGGAGGACTTCCTGCTCTCCCAAGCTGCTTTGCTGGAGCAGATTAGCAACCTGCAGCCAATGCTGGAGAGCACCTACATCCGAG ATGTTCCTGAGCACGCTACAAAGCTCCAGCGTCTGTCCCAAATTCATATCAAACAGCAG GACCAGACGGATGCTCAGTCGTTGGAAGTCAAGCAGCTTTTTGACGAATACGACAAAatg ATGTCCCTGCTGTCCAAGCAGTTCGCCCAATGGGACAAAAACCTGAGGAAACTGGAGGAGGACAAGGGCATCCGGCCTGTGGAGTAA